In Planctomycetaceae bacterium, the following are encoded in one genomic region:
- a CDS encoding MBL fold metallo-hydrolase: protein MQYTVTELAADIFRISTFHPDYRIEFNQFLIRDDEPFLMHTGMRGMFQTTLEGVTTIIDPSTLRWIGFSHFESDECGAMNDWLAAAPRAQGVCSFVAAMVNLGDFAIRPPRPLADGEILPLGRHRLQFLATPHLPHGWDAGLFFDQTQRTLLCSDLFFQGGNCPPVAGPEIIERATKAIRASRSGPLAHDMPYTPHTDSMLNRLAALDPQAIAAMHGSSFQGDGHKALTALAAEIKSLLSTPEP, encoded by the coding sequence ATGCAATACACTGTGACCGAACTGGCGGCCGATATCTTCCGCATCTCCACGTTTCATCCTGACTACCGCATCGAGTTTAACCAGTTCCTGATCCGCGACGACGAGCCATTCCTGATGCATACCGGCATGCGGGGCATGTTCCAGACCACGCTGGAGGGCGTGACCACGATCATCGACCCCTCGACGCTGCGGTGGATCGGATTCAGTCATTTCGAGTCCGACGAGTGCGGCGCCATGAACGACTGGTTGGCGGCCGCCCCGCGCGCCCAGGGGGTCTGCAGCTTCGTCGCGGCAATGGTGAACCTCGGCGACTTCGCCATCCGACCGCCGCGCCCGCTGGCCGATGGCGAGATACTCCCCCTGGGCCGCCACCGCCTGCAGTTCCTGGCCACGCCGCACCTGCCGCACGGCTGGGACGCGGGCCTGTTCTTCGACCAGACCCAGCGCACGCTGCTGTGCTCGGACCTGTTCTTCCAGGGAGGCAACTGCCCGCCGGTCGCCGGCCCGGAGATCATCGAGCGGGCGACCAAAGCCATCCGCGCCAGCCGCAGCGGCCCGCTGGCCCACGACATGCCCTACACCCCGCACACCGACAGCATGCTCAACCGCCTGGCCGCCCTGGACCCCCAAGCCATCGCCGCCATGCACGGCAGCTCATTCCAAGGCGACGGCCACAAGGCCCTGACCGCCCTTGCCGCCGAGATCAAATCGCTGCTGTCCACGCCCGAACCGTAG
- a CDS encoding DUF1559 domain-containing protein codes for MERTTCHRDAEGAGFTLVELLVVIAIIAVLVAILVPIVGNALVAARSTACQANLKQIGFGLGAYQRAHNDLVVPSYTMTGTDGGVDNPLEGWGPLLDRDQLVTTSRTSGGNVFYCPATIDVEGMKDGQTGTEPNNPKGWMEWPNVRAASGTGNVATTVPARGFNNIFKVAYWINADNPIGAVTSVTPDMYYTASVGYGPSTNGVTIQPTSRWAFKAPSRLVAVADGLYAGKHKQNQLGSADSRIGYRHGNVANVVFADGHVGSIEGSKFPRGRGAADLATIQAENAGPATLYADPEKALAP; via the coding sequence TTGGAAAGAACCACGTGCCATCGCGACGCCGAGGGTGCCGGGTTTACCCTGGTCGAGTTGCTGGTGGTCATCGCCATTATCGCCGTTCTGGTGGCCATACTCGTGCCCATTGTCGGCAACGCCCTGGTCGCGGCCCGATCCACCGCCTGCCAGGCTAACCTCAAGCAGATCGGGTTCGGGCTGGGCGCGTATCAGCGGGCCCACAATGACCTGGTGGTTCCTTCGTACACGATGACCGGAACCGACGGCGGCGTGGACAACCCGCTGGAGGGATGGGGTCCGCTGCTCGACCGCGACCAGCTCGTGACCACCAGCCGCACCTCCGGAGGCAACGTCTTCTACTGCCCGGCCACCATCGACGTCGAAGGCATGAAGGATGGACAGACCGGGACCGAGCCGAACAACCCCAAGGGCTGGATGGAATGGCCCAACGTGCGGGCGGCCTCGGGCACGGGCAACGTGGCCACGACTGTTCCCGCCCGCGGGTTCAACAACATCTTCAAAGTCGCCTACTGGATCAATGCCGACAACCCCATCGGCGCAGTCACCTCCGTCACGCCCGACATGTACTACACCGCCTCCGTCGGATATGGACCCAGCACCAATGGCGTGACCATCCAGCCGACCAGCCGCTGGGCGTTCAAGGCGCCCTCGCGCCTGGTCGCCGTGGCCGACGGCCTCTACGCCGGAAAGCACAAGCAGAACCAACTCGGATCAGCCGACTCCCGCATCGGGTACCGCCATGGAAACGTCGCCAACGTGGTCTTTGCCGATGGGCACGTCGGTTCCATCGAGGGCAGCAAGTTTCCCCGCGGGCGAGGCGCTGCCGACCTGGCGACGATCCAGGCCGAAAACGCCGGCCCCGCCACCCTCTATGCCGATCCGGAAAAAGCCCTCGCGCCTTAA
- a CDS encoding ankyrin repeat domain-containing protein — protein sequence MKIAARQFVGLLPGAILPWFLGGCIVVPTVPMNAPGHGHTYRIVDEQGKPIAKGFLVVESFYRANPEMLRLYPIEDGKAVVPVKIATRCSAGATFLPFCMWIWVFYFENPYGTYVYPVSEGFLYKEGWNVAPWAPPGKPGELMDGLTPPPRVLQMRKVPPDLEREALDWLAGQGRMVGQPEDDQAARGKLKGFIDKRLAQLPPSKIVPLDKAIQEKNATEVRRLLDNGADVNHCHLANHWRPIFEAVVRDDKEMVMLLIERGAEVNVVDAQGASPLDRTQNEDIRKFLISQGAVSTLKHDDAPAMQPTSRPSGKAAK from the coding sequence ATGAAGATAGCTGCGCGACAGTTCGTCGGGTTGCTGCCGGGTGCCATCCTCCCTTGGTTTCTGGGGGGGTGCATTGTTGTTCCCACGGTTCCGATGAATGCTCCTGGTCATGGTCATACTTACAGAATCGTGGACGAACAGGGAAAGCCGATCGCGAAGGGATTTCTCGTGGTGGAGAGTTTCTATCGAGCCAATCCCGAGATGTTGCGGCTGTATCCAATTGAGGACGGAAAGGCCGTTGTTCCCGTTAAGATCGCCACACGATGTTCTGCGGGTGCTACCTTTCTGCCCTTTTGCATGTGGATATGGGTTTTCTACTTTGAAAACCCGTATGGGACCTACGTTTATCCGGTCTCCGAAGGGTTTCTGTACAAGGAGGGATGGAACGTCGCCCCTTGGGCCCCCCCCGGGAAACCCGGAGAGTTGATGGATGGCCTGACCCCGCCGCCGAGAGTGCTGCAGATGCGGAAGGTGCCGCCGGACCTCGAGCGGGAAGCCCTCGACTGGCTTGCTGGGCAGGGGCGCATGGTCGGTCAGCCCGAAGATGACCAAGCCGCGCGCGGCAAACTGAAGGGCTTTATCGACAAGCGGCTGGCGCAACTGCCGCCATCGAAGATCGTGCCCTTGGACAAGGCGATCCAGGAAAAGAATGCAACGGAGGTGCGCCGACTTCTGGACAACGGGGCAGATGTGAATCATTGCCATCTGGCCAACCACTGGCGGCCGATCTTTGAAGCCGTAGTGCGCGATGACAAGGAAATGGTCATGCTCCTGATCGAGCGCGGAGCCGAGGTGAATGTCGTGGATGCCCAAGGGGCTTCGCCTTTGGATAGAACGCAAAACGAGGATATCCGCAAGTTCCTGATCTCGCAGGGGGCTGTTTCAACGCTGAAGCACGATGATGCGCCTGCCATGCAACCAACAAGTCGCCCTTCAGGAAAGGCGGCTAAATGA
- the smc gene encoding chromosome segregation protein SMC, with protein sequence MKLSKLVLAGFKSFADRTEFDFDEGISCVVGPNGCGKSNIVDAIKWVLGEQSAKSLRGSEMMDVIFNGSSSRKACGSAEVTLVFDNSSGVLKNHLEGGEALGESVSIGRRLFRSGQSDYLINGTPCRLKDIRELFMDTGVGHDAYALIEQGRVEAFLQASHEDRRAIFDEAAGISKYKARKKEALRKLERVEQNLLRLDDVLGELEKRLRSVKYQAGKANSFQAYTQQLKELKSLHFLAQYSEMIQQRAQLQGRLNESSDALALVARRIEQLDAAGSGTEYELADLDRSLADLQGRIAAMAAQIESNRQRAAMMADKARELQDAIAAGASRVETLEAKADTCRQGQQDCAAGLEDVHNEIARLSRDVETSQEAFQRGQSSVADLTARLEDEKSGTIDLLRRTAGLHNEINASSIRRENLSSRRTSLADRAQRVSRELEEFIAQRAAAQVKLDQVQGVLQDAQTRLEETRRSAGELSAGESTLAAELATVREQRSAAAGRIQALQEMLDRLDGVDSGTRRVLEARADGRFDAIRGIVGQFVRTDVQHARVVEAALAGADQQLVVDRFSDIETLHAQLAELVGENASIELLALDRLGPWRSDLSGQPCPQVIARAIDLVQFDAWIAPVMWRLLAGTLVTATLADAAAAAAVLPAGLRFVTLAGEVLEADGLVRIGSTRGGGMISRSSELSELQTQAQTLGQTIETLEADWRATRDRKDHVEGLIHSLRTAIYEANTERVEAQGRLAGVNESIAQLQGEQPVLEGDLASLAEEIEQAMAAQLQAQEQAAQLEELNAQRQQQVEALQEQIAQASRQQEELGQSLTDAKVQLAHMQQKKLTVAETANALVRQGQQIAQDLAAAQGQIAEDRGRLAQAQEAAAAAADAAATIEADKTALAGEMAHVEESRTGLQQKLREIRQQIAAQRVEQESAGERLNALRVEMGQLEAHVADLVARAGDDMGMNLVELSRTYEHDANRDWSAVEAEITELKGKIERLGNINLDAIAEQDELEKRREFLATELADVRDSQRQIEELIERLNTESHDLFVETFEIVRRNFQELFRKLFGGGRADILLTMPEDILESGIEIVARPPGKETRSLSLLSGGEKTMTALALMFSMFRHRPCPFCLLDEVDAALDEANTERFSMLVRDFIGHSQFIIISHAKRTMSMASVLYGVTMQEPGVSRRISVKFEDVGHKLDAQLEPVEA encoded by the coding sequence ATGAAACTCAGCAAACTGGTCCTGGCGGGCTTCAAGAGCTTCGCCGATCGAACGGAGTTCGATTTCGACGAGGGCATCAGTTGCGTCGTCGGACCCAATGGCTGCGGCAAGAGCAACATCGTCGACGCCATCAAGTGGGTGCTGGGCGAGCAGTCGGCCAAGAGCCTGCGCGGCAGCGAGATGATGGACGTGATCTTCAACGGCTCCTCCTCGCGCAAGGCCTGCGGCAGCGCCGAGGTCACGCTGGTCTTCGACAACTCCAGCGGCGTGCTGAAGAACCACCTCGAAGGCGGCGAGGCCCTGGGCGAGAGCGTCTCGATCGGGCGGCGGTTGTTCCGCAGCGGCCAGAGCGACTATCTCATCAATGGCACCCCCTGCCGGCTCAAGGACATCCGCGAACTGTTCATGGACACCGGCGTCGGGCACGACGCCTACGCCCTGATCGAGCAGGGGCGCGTCGAGGCGTTCCTGCAGGCCTCGCACGAGGACCGACGGGCGATCTTCGACGAGGCGGCCGGCATCAGCAAGTACAAGGCCCGCAAGAAAGAAGCCCTGCGCAAGCTCGAGCGCGTCGAGCAGAACCTCCTGCGCCTCGACGACGTCCTGGGCGAGCTGGAAAAGCGGCTGCGGTCGGTGAAGTACCAGGCCGGCAAGGCCAACAGCTTCCAGGCGTACACGCAGCAGCTCAAGGAGCTCAAGAGCCTGCACTTCCTGGCGCAGTACAGCGAGATGATCCAGCAGCGCGCCCAGCTCCAGGGGCGCCTCAACGAAAGCTCCGACGCCCTGGCTTTGGTCGCCCGCCGAATCGAGCAACTCGATGCCGCCGGCAGCGGCACCGAATATGAACTGGCCGATCTCGACCGCTCGCTGGCCGATCTGCAGGGACGCATCGCCGCCATGGCCGCCCAGATCGAAAGCAACCGCCAGCGCGCGGCGATGATGGCCGACAAGGCCCGCGAACTCCAGGACGCCATCGCCGCCGGCGCCTCGCGAGTGGAAACGCTCGAAGCCAAGGCCGACACCTGCCGCCAGGGACAGCAGGACTGCGCCGCCGGGCTCGAAGACGTCCACAACGAGATCGCCAGGCTCAGCCGCGATGTCGAAACCTCGCAAGAGGCCTTTCAGCGCGGCCAGAGCAGCGTGGCCGACCTGACCGCCCGGCTCGAGGACGAAAAGAGCGGCACGATCGACCTGCTGCGACGCACCGCCGGGTTGCACAACGAAATCAACGCCTCGTCGATCCGACGCGAGAACCTCTCCAGCCGCCGCACGAGCCTGGCCGACCGCGCCCAGCGCGTCTCGCGCGAGCTCGAAGAGTTCATCGCCCAGCGGGCCGCAGCCCAGGTCAAGCTCGACCAGGTCCAGGGCGTTCTCCAGGACGCCCAGACGCGCCTGGAAGAAACCCGCCGCTCGGCGGGGGAGCTTTCGGCCGGCGAGTCGACGCTGGCGGCGGAACTGGCGACCGTTCGCGAACAGCGCAGCGCCGCCGCGGGGCGCATCCAGGCCCTGCAGGAAATGCTCGACCGCCTCGACGGGGTCGACTCGGGAACGCGGCGGGTGCTCGAGGCCCGCGCCGACGGGCGCTTTGACGCCATCCGGGGCATCGTCGGGCAGTTCGTCCGAACCGACGTGCAGCACGCGCGGGTGGTCGAGGCGGCGCTGGCCGGGGCCGACCAGCAACTCGTCGTCGACCGCTTCAGCGACATCGAGACCCTCCACGCTCAACTGGCCGAACTCGTCGGCGAAAACGCCAGCATCGAACTGCTCGCCCTGGACCGCCTGGGACCCTGGCGCAGCGACCTGTCCGGTCAGCCGTGCCCGCAGGTGATCGCCCGGGCCATCGACCTGGTGCAGTTCGACGCCTGGATCGCCCCGGTCATGTGGCGACTGCTGGCCGGAACGCTCGTCACCGCCACGTTGGCCGATGCCGCCGCCGCGGCCGCGGTCCTGCCGGCGGGCCTGCGCTTCGTCACGCTGGCCGGCGAAGTGCTCGAAGCCGACGGCCTCGTGCGAATCGGCTCGACCCGCGGCGGGGGCATGATCTCCCGCAGCAGCGAGCTGAGCGAACTGCAGACGCAGGCGCAGACCCTCGGCCAGACGATTGAAACGCTCGAAGCCGACTGGCGCGCCACGCGCGACCGCAAGGACCACGTCGAGGGGCTCATCCATAGCCTCCGCACGGCGATCTACGAAGCCAACACCGAGCGCGTCGAGGCCCAGGGACGCCTCGCCGGCGTCAATGAATCCATCGCCCAGCTCCAGGGCGAACAGCCGGTCCTCGAAGGCGACCTGGCCAGCCTGGCCGAGGAAATCGAGCAGGCGATGGCCGCCCAGTTGCAGGCCCAGGAACAGGCCGCCCAGCTCGAAGAGCTCAACGCCCAGCGCCAGCAGCAGGTCGAGGCCCTGCAGGAGCAGATCGCCCAGGCCTCGCGACAGCAGGAAGAGCTGGGCCAAAGCCTCACCGACGCCAAGGTGCAACTGGCTCACATGCAGCAGAAGAAGCTGACCGTCGCCGAGACGGCCAACGCCCTGGTGCGCCAGGGTCAGCAGATCGCCCAGGACCTGGCCGCCGCGCAGGGGCAGATCGCCGAAGATCGCGGCCGCCTCGCCCAGGCCCAGGAAGCCGCTGCCGCCGCCGCGGACGCCGCGGCGACGATCGAGGCCGACAAGACCGCCCTGGCCGGCGAGATGGCCCACGTTGAGGAAAGCCGCACCGGCCTGCAGCAGAAGCTGCGCGAGATCCGCCAGCAGATCGCCGCCCAGCGCGTCGAACAAGAGTCTGCCGGCGAAAGGCTCAACGCCCTGCGCGTGGAGATGGGGCAGCTCGAAGCGCACGTGGCCGACCTGGTCGCCCGCGCCGGCGACGACATGGGCATGAACCTCGTCGAGCTGTCGCGCACGTACGAGCACGACGCCAACCGCGACTGGTCCGCCGTCGAGGCCGAGATCACCGAGCTCAAGGGCAAGATCGAACGCCTGGGCAACATCAACCTCGACGCCATCGCCGAGCAGGATGAGCTTGAAAAACGCCGCGAGTTCCTGGCCACCGAGCTGGCCGACGTGCGCGACTCGCAGCGCCAGATCGAGGAGCTCATCGAGCGGCTCAACACTGAAAGCCACGACCTGTTCGTCGAGACTTTCGAGATCGTCCGCCGCAATTTCCAGGAGCTCTTCCGCAAGCTCTTCGGCGGCGGCAGGGCGGACATCCTGCTGACGATGCCTGAGGACATTCTCGAGTCGGGCATCGAGATCGTCGCCCGCCCGCCCGGCAAAGAAACGCGCAGCCTTTCGCTGCTGTCCGGCGGCGAGAAGACGATGACGGCCCTGGCGCTGATGTTCAGCATGTTCCGCCACCGCCCGTGCCCGTTCTGTCTGCTGGACGAAGTGGACGCCGCCCTGGACGAGGCCAACACCGAGCGCTTCAGCATGCTCGTGCGCGACTTCATCGGGCACAGCCAGTTCATCATCATCTCCCACGCCAAGCGCACCATGAGCATGGCCAGCGTGCTCTACGGGGTGACGATGCAGGAACCCGGCGTCTCGCGGCGAATCAGCGTGAAGTTCGAAGACGTCGGCCACAAGCTCGACGCCCAGCTCGAACCGGTCGAGGCCTGA
- a CDS encoding prepilin-type N-terminal cleavage/methylation domain-containing protein produces the protein MQNKRGFTLVELAVVVVIIGVLAAFAVPRFLASVERSKAAEAFNFLSSIQAAQERYHARQGTYADDLADLDIKLTAPKYFAAGTIAAGKTSSLEDSWTLSLTRSGASAGYGEYTVTFTEEGFDTTNSTISDHADINPMQT, from the coding sequence ATGCAAAACAAACGCGGTTTCACGTTGGTCGAATTGGCCGTGGTCGTCGTGATCATCGGCGTTCTTGCCGCATTCGCGGTACCCCGGTTCCTGGCGTCGGTCGAGCGGTCCAAGGCCGCCGAGGCGTTCAACTTCCTCTCGTCGATCCAGGCGGCCCAGGAGCGGTACCACGCCCGCCAGGGCACCTACGCCGACGATCTGGCGGACCTGGACATCAAGCTGACGGCGCCCAAGTATTTCGCAGCGGGCACCATCGCCGCCGGAAAGACCAGCAGCCTGGAGGATTCGTGGACGCTGAGCCTGACTCGCAGCGGCGCATCGGCCGGCTACGGCGAGTATACCGTGACATTTACCGAAGAGGGTTTTGACACCACCAACAGCACGATCAGCGATCACGCCGACATCAACCCGATGCAGACGTGA
- a CDS encoding HEAT repeat domain-containing protein, whose amino-acid sequence MKRWICLPVLTALFLLVAAQPAAARVSIGIGVGVGGGHAPYYHPRPYYGHYGYYYGPYRYPYYYPAPAVVYVTPPPPPAPTYVYVPPVVQVAPAEPAPQVVVEAPAPPPATQPAYVPPPPPATIAAPAGQPPVVVQPAPVVRRPLTVVDPRAAEYLALLTSGDDGQRKKAAKELRDFNTPPVVAALTRALARDGSKDVRKESANSLGKLLAPQALPALRQAAREDVDKGVRKAALNAVKKIEERFARD is encoded by the coding sequence ATGAAACGCTGGATCTGCCTGCCTGTCCTGACTGCCCTGTTTCTTCTGGTCGCTGCCCAACCCGCAGCCGCACGCGTCTCCATCGGCATCGGTGTCGGCGTTGGCGGCGGCCATGCGCCGTACTACCATCCGCGCCCTTATTACGGGCACTACGGCTATTACTATGGCCCGTACCGCTATCCTTATTACTACCCTGCTCCGGCGGTGGTATATGTAACGCCCCCGCCACCTCCGGCGCCAACCTATGTCTATGTCCCGCCGGTGGTTCAGGTTGCCCCCGCCGAGCCGGCGCCGCAGGTCGTGGTTGAAGCCCCCGCTCCACCGCCGGCGACACAACCGGCCTACGTGCCCCCGCCGCCTCCGGCGACCATCGCCGCCCCTGCTGGGCAACCGCCCGTAGTCGTCCAGCCCGCGCCCGTGGTCCGCAGGCCGCTGACAGTCGTAGACCCCCGTGCGGCCGAATACCTCGCCCTGCTGACCAGCGGCGATGACGGACAACGCAAGAAAGCCGCCAAGGAACTGCGCGACTTCAATACCCCCCCGGTGGTAGCCGCCCTGACCCGGGCCCTGGCACGCGACGGCAGCAAGGACGTCCGCAAAGAATCCGCCAACAGCCTGGGCAAGTTGCTGGCCCCCCAGGCCCTGCCGGCCCTGAGACAGGCCGCCCGCGAAGATGTCGACAAGGGCGTCCGCAAAGCCGCCCTCAACGCCGTCAAGAAGATCGAAGAGAGATTCGCTCGGGACTGA
- a CDS encoding PEP-CTERM sorting domain-containing protein (PEP-CTERM proteins occur, often in large numbers, in the proteomes of bacteria that also encode an exosortase, a predicted intramembrane cysteine proteinase. The presence of a PEP-CTERM domain at a protein's C-terminus predicts cleavage within the sorting domain, followed by covalent anchoring to some some component of the (usually Gram-negative) cell surface. Many PEP-CTERM proteins exhibit an unusual sequence composition that includes large numbers of potential glycosylation sites. Expression of one such protein has been shown restore the ability of a bacterium to form floc, a type of biofilm.), protein MMNRTFLVTSAVGLVLALSGAAEANLIGNPSFVSTGGQATHDQGGGINDWAGITRWYEATGGTWYLPHTGETYSDAKWTMQAAGTNAPTATQKIPTVTFDMGDTFDFSFWTTSTNGAGNMGGRLEIGYNAGSGFVVVASVTGAANQSLTWLNYSGSYVVDGSMGELGQAMEVHMVTLNPSNTATSWIDDVELLETPGPVPEPATMSLLVLGGLAALIRRRRR, encoded by the coding sequence ATGATGAATCGAACTTTTCTTGTCACATCGGCTGTTGGATTGGTGCTGGCCCTTTCGGGCGCGGCAGAGGCGAATTTGATCGGCAACCCGTCGTTTGTCTCCACCGGCGGCCAAGCCACCCACGATCAAGGTGGAGGCATCAACGACTGGGCGGGAATCACGCGCTGGTATGAAGCCACCGGCGGCACATGGTACCTCCCGCACACCGGCGAAACGTATTCCGATGCCAAATGGACCATGCAGGCCGCCGGCACGAATGCGCCTACGGCGACCCAGAAGATCCCCACCGTCACGTTTGACATGGGCGACACGTTTGATTTCTCGTTCTGGACGACAAGCACCAATGGGGCGGGCAACATGGGCGGGCGGCTGGAGATTGGCTATAACGCCGGCAGTGGATTTGTTGTGGTTGCCAGTGTCACCGGCGCCGCCAACCAAAGCCTCACTTGGCTGAACTACTCCGGCAGCTACGTTGTGGATGGCTCCATGGGCGAGTTGGGACAGGCGATGGAAGTCCACATGGTCACGCTCAATCCCAGCAACACGGCGACGTCGTGGATTGACGACGTTGAATTGCTGGAGACGCCCGGGCCTGTGCCCGAGCCGGCGACGATGAGTCTGCTGGTTTTGGGCGGCTTGGCAGCGCTGATTCGCCGCAGACGCCGCTAG
- a CDS encoding flagellar basal body P-ring protein FlgI, with product MRPIYALLAAGLCVFVLGSGCHNKKITKSATSAPAPQVYLPDTVSRHARLIEGAPVPVKGYCAVVGLGKNGSTQVPGALQKYLVQYLLKEGRLNSYFRGTQDISPARFLADADTAVVQVTGLIPPGAPRGMRIDVEVKALPQTDTRSLEGGTLMPAEMRLAIGDMEQAGEGSTVQAIAGGAVFVNPFLDPTRTSDLIKFREGVIIGGGQVVESRPVRLSLVYPDFAMCQLIQRRINERFPYRDAVASGKDSSMLQLNIPPEMRDDYRHFVELVMHLPLRTEIGAWEEMARQMLKAIDQPGARYEDYSLTWEAMGRQVISILRPAYRSRNPITAYYTARAGLRLGDAIAADVILFYAQDKRSGLQMEAIGELGRHRNVSRASMVLHQLLDDEDDLVRQAAYESLDRRGDRTVITRVTVADDFEMDIVKTAVRPSIYVSRTQRQRLVLFGGDLPVRLPLFYDSPDHTVTINARPDQTELSVFRKLPRTGEYSGTVKVKPTVRELVLAMGSPPHRDDEGKMRGLWLTYSQIVSVLYQMCREHDINAKFNLQTPSAVSKALYHQTPGSGRPDTQAPR from the coding sequence ATGCGCCCCATCTATGCACTGCTGGCCGCGGGCTTGTGTGTCTTCGTGCTCGGCTCGGGCTGTCATAACAAGAAGATCACCAAGTCAGCCACATCCGCCCCGGCCCCGCAGGTGTATCTGCCCGACACGGTTTCCCGCCACGCCCGCCTGATCGAGGGCGCGCCGGTGCCGGTCAAGGGGTACTGTGCGGTGGTGGGCCTGGGCAAGAACGGCTCGACGCAGGTGCCCGGGGCCCTGCAGAAATACCTCGTTCAGTACCTGCTCAAGGAAGGGCGGCTCAATTCCTATTTCCGAGGCACGCAAGACATCAGCCCGGCGCGTTTCCTGGCCGACGCGGACACGGCTGTGGTTCAGGTGACGGGCCTGATTCCCCCCGGGGCTCCGCGCGGGATGCGCATCGACGTCGAGGTCAAGGCCCTGCCGCAGACCGACACCCGCAGCCTCGAAGGCGGAACGCTGATGCCCGCCGAGATGCGCCTGGCCATCGGCGACATGGAACAGGCCGGCGAGGGCTCGACGGTTCAGGCGATCGCCGGCGGGGCGGTGTTCGTCAACCCGTTCCTGGACCCGACGCGGACGAGCGATCTGATCAAGTTTCGTGAAGGCGTGATCATCGGCGGCGGGCAGGTCGTCGAGTCGCGACCGGTGCGCCTGAGCCTGGTGTATCCGGATTTCGCGATGTGCCAGTTGATCCAGCGGCGCATCAACGAGCGGTTTCCCTACCGCGACGCGGTAGCCTCGGGCAAAGACTCCTCGATGCTCCAGTTGAACATCCCCCCCGAGATGCGCGACGACTACCGCCACTTCGTTGAGCTGGTGATGCACCTGCCCCTGCGCACCGAGATCGGGGCGTGGGAGGAGATGGCCCGCCAGATGCTCAAGGCCATCGACCAGCCCGGCGCTCGCTATGAAGACTACTCCCTGACCTGGGAAGCCATGGGGCGCCAGGTGATCTCGATCCTTCGCCCGGCGTACCGGTCGCGAAACCCGATCACCGCGTACTACACCGCCCGGGCGGGGCTGCGACTGGGCGACGCGATCGCCGCCGACGTGATCCTCTTCTACGCCCAGGACAAACGGTCGGGGCTGCAGATGGAGGCCATCGGCGAACTGGGGCGTCATCGCAACGTCTCCCGCGCGTCGATGGTGCTGCACCAGTTGCTCGACGACGAAGACGACCTGGTTCGCCAGGCGGCGTACGAGTCGCTCGACCGTCGCGGCGACCGCACCGTCATCACCCGCGTCACGGTGGCCGACGATTTCGAGATGGACATCGTCAAGACGGCAGTGCGGCCTTCCATTTACGTCTCCCGCACGCAGCGCCAGCGCCTGGTGCTGTTCGGCGGCGACCTTCCGGTCCGCCTGCCGCTGTTTTACGATTCGCCCGACCACACCGTCACGATCAACGCCCGGCCTGACCAGACCGAACTGAGCGTCTTTCGCAAACTGCCCCGCACGGGGGAATACAGCGGCACGGTCAAGGTCAAGCCCACCGTGCGGGAACTGGTCCTGGCGATGGGCAGCCCGCCCCATCGCGACGATGAAGGCAAGATGCGAGGCCTGTGGCTGACCTACAGCCAGATTGTCAGCGTTCTTTACCAAATGTGCCGCGAGCACGATATCAACGCCAAGTTCAACCTGCAGACGCCTTCGGCAGTATCCAAGGCCTTATACCATCAGACGCCGGGCTCCGGTCGCCCCGATACGCAGGCACCGCGATAA
- a CDS encoding prepilin-type N-terminal cleavage/methylation domain-containing protein, with translation MRNRRGFTLVELAVVVVIIGVLAAFAVPRFLASVERSKAAEAFNYLSSVQAAQERFHARQGTYADDLADLDIKLTTPKYFATGSIAAGKTSSLQDSWSLTLTRSGASAGYGEYSVTFTEEGYDGENSTIKDHADINPMQT, from the coding sequence ATGCGGAACAGACGCGGTTTTACGCTGGTTGAGTTGGCGGTGGTCGTGGTGATCATTGGCGTGTTGGCGGCCTTTGCCGTGCCGCGCTTCCTGGCGTCGGTGGAGCGGTCCAAGGCGGCTGAGGCGTTCAACTATCTTTCGTCCGTTCAGGCGGCGCAGGAGCGATTCCACGCCCGCCAGGGCACGTACGCCGACGATCTGGCAGACCTGGACATCAAGTTGACGACGCCGAAGTACTTCGCAACCGGCTCGATCGCGGCAGGCAAGACCAGCAGCCTTCAGGATTCCTGGTCGCTGACCCTGACCCGCAGCGGCGCTTCGGCCGGTTACGGCGAATACAGCGTGACCTTCACCGAAGAGGGCTACGACGGCGAGAACAGCACGATCAAGGATCATGCTGACATCAACCCGATGCAGACCTGA